The following coding sequences are from one Capsicum annuum cultivar UCD-10X-F1 chromosome 3, UCD10Xv1.1, whole genome shotgun sequence window:
- the LOC124896834 gene encoding auxin-responsive protein SAUR32-like, with amino-acid sequence MGSRNKRHHHHHHHHHHHNLNFHAPQLNFPFHLHHGHGNVENSKESRDIPRGCVTVLVGQEEEEQQKFVIPVMHINHPLFTQLLKEAEEVYGFHHSGPINIPCHVEEFRYVEGMIDKDNASHHQHHHHLWCFKA; translated from the coding sequence ATGGGGAGCCGAAATAAAcgtcatcaccatcaccatcaccatcaccatcaccataaTCTTAATTTCCATGCTCCTCAATTGAATTTTCCATTTCACCTTCATCATGGTCATGGGAACGTTGAGAATTCGAAGGAATCGAGGGATATTCCTAGAGGGTGCGTTACGGTGTTGGTAGGTCAAGAAGAGGAGGAGCAACAGAAATTTGTGATACCTGTGATGCACATTAATCATCCATTGTTCACACAATTGTTGAAAGAAGCAGAAGAAGTGTATGGATTTCATCACAGTGGTCCTATTAATATACCTTGTCATGTCGAGGAGTTTCGTTACGTTGAAGGTATGATTGACAAGGATAACGCCTCCCATCATCAACACCACCACCATTTGTGGTGCTTCAAAGCCTGA